The Styela clava chromosome 10, kaStyClav1.hap1.2, whole genome shotgun sequence genome window below encodes:
- the LOC144428245 gene encoding uncharacterized protein LOC144428245 — protein MDARLYEKQDNVKKFEEGMIEYSDIIRKYAIDCLVQLDPNQTRDRRYDLMLDAGCGSGGNTPMFAEHFKEIIGFDKSKEQINLSNKKNVCDKIQYIVGDETKMPAIDNTVDLIWSMFSIHYMDISTFVEECKRVMKPTGCAIITGFDFADINLVQSEIHRCDSGMPAFAKYHKQAEDWFKTHSPAIHEICSRLPNVFPKISGVKKCRNDDLVGTVTLSLDQLKKYILGIPEYNEFSKWMEMHHEFDPLDESINEMKETWGLKMKADSNVIVHLKLSYFMLRFSKST, from the coding sequence ATGGATGCCCGATTATATGAAAAACAGGATAACGTTAAGAAATTTGAGGAGGGCATGATCGAATATTCTGATATTATAAGAAAGTATGCAATTGATTGTTTAGTTCAACTCGACCCGAACCAGACACGCGATCGACGTTATGACCTGATGCTGGACGCGGGGTGTGGTAGCGGTGGTAATACCCCAATGTTTGCTGAACATTTCAAAGAGATTATTGGATTTGATAAAAGCAAAGAACAAATAAATTTGTCAAACAAGAAAAATGTTTGTGACAAAATTCAATACATCGTTGGAGATGAGACCAAAATGCCGGCTATTGACAACACGGTAGATCTAATATGGAGCATGTTTTCTATTCATTACATGGATATTTCAACTTTTGTAGAAGAATGTAAAAGAGTTATGAAACCTACGGGGTGTGCAATTATTACCGGCTTTGACTTTGCTGACATCAATTTGGTGCAAAGCGAAATCCATAGATGTGATTCTGGAATGCCAGCTTTTGCAAAATACCATAAGCAAGCAGAAGACTGGTTTAAAACCCATTCTCCGGCGATTCATGAGATTTGTTCGCGGTTACCAAAcgtttttccaaaaatatcagGTGTAAAAAAGTGCAGAAATGACGACTTGGTTGGCACCGTCACATTGTCACTGGATCAgttgaaaaaatacattttggGTATTCCTGAGTACAATGAGTTTTCAAAATGGATGGAAATGCATCATGAATTCGATCCGTTAGATGAAAGCATAAACGAAATGAAAGAAACGTGGGGTTTGAAAATGAA